The segment CTGTTATCAAATATATGACTGATGGTATGCTTTGGAGGGAGATCCTGATTGATGATAATTTGTCCCAGTACTCAGTCATAATGCTTGATGAAGCACATGAAAGAACAATTAACACTGATGTTCTCTTTGGTTTGCTTAAGCAGCTTATGAAGAGAAGACCTGACCTTCGTCTAATTGTCACGTCTGCAACTTTGGATGCAGAGAAATTTTCTGGTTATTTCTTTGACTGCAACATCTTTACAATCCCAGGAAGAACTTTTCCAGTTGAGATACTCTACACAAAGCAGCCAGAAAGTGATTACCTTGATGCGTCTTTAATTACTGTTATGCAGATCCACTTGACAGAACCTGAAGGTGATATCCTCCTCTTCTTGACTGGTCAAGAGGAGATTGATTATGCTTGCCAATGTCTCTATGAGAGGATGAAAGGACTAGGTAAAAATGTTCCTGAACTGATCATACTACCTGTCTATAGTGCCTTGCCCAGTGAAATGCAGTCCAGAATTTTTGATCCTGCCCCTCCTGGGAAAAGAAAAGTTGTTGTTGCTACAAATATTGCTGAAGCATCTTTGACAATTGACGGTATATTCTATGTTATTGATCCTGGATTTGCAAAGCAAAATGTCTACAATCCAAAACAGGGTCTTGATTCACTTGTTATTACCCCAATTTCACAAGCATCGGCAAAGCAACGAGCAGGGCGTGCTGGACGTACTGGACCTGGGAAGTGCTATCGTCTGTATACTGAGAGTGCATTCCATAGTGAAATGTCTCCTACTGCAGTTCCAGAAATCCAGAGGATAAATCTTGGGAACACCGTTATTATGATGAAAGCAATGGGTATTAATGATCTTTTGTCATTTGATTTCATGGACCCACCTACCCCTCAGGCTCTCATATCTGCCATGGAGCAACTTTACACTCTTGGAGCACTGGATGAAGAGGGGCTTCTGACGAAACTGGGAAGAAAAATGGCAGAATTCCCATTAGATCCTCCTTTGTCCAAGATGCTTCTTGCTAGTGTGGACTTCGGTTGTAGTGATGAGATCTTGACCATCATTGCTATGATTCAAACTGGAAACGTCTTTTACCGACCAAGGGAAAAACAAGCTCAGGCCGATCagaaaaaggccaaattttttcaGCCTGAGGGTGATCATCTTACCTTGTTTGCTGTTTACGAGGCTTGGAAAGCGAAAAACTTTTCAGGTCCATggtgttttgaaaattttgttcaGTCACGATCACTTAGGAGGGCACAGGATGTCAGAAAACAGTTGCTCTCCATCATGGACAAGTATAAATTGGATGTTGTGAGTGCCGGAAGGAACTTCACAAAGATCCAGAAGGCTATTGGAGCAGGTTTCTTTTTTCATGCTGCTAGAAAGGATCCTCAAGAGGGTTATAGAACTTTAGTTGAGAACCAGCCAGTTTACATCCATCCTAGCAGTGCTCTTTTCCAAAGACAGCCGGACTGGGTTATTTATCACGAGCTTGTTATGACAACAAAGGAGTACATGCGTGAGGTGACCGTGGTAGATCCTAAATGGCTTGTTGAGTTGGCACCAAGATTCTTCAAGACGGCTGACCCAACAAAATTAACGAAGCGCAAGAGACAGGAACGTATTGAACCTCTTTATGATAGATATAATGAGCCAAATTCATGGCGATTGAGTAAACGCCGAGCAtgatatcctttttttttagaatgtttTGTGTTTGTTTAATGAAATACCCACTGTTTGTTTATGTAAAAGTGACACATGTATGGTCTATCTAAAACATAACTTTTGACACTTGAAGCACTTCTTTCAGATAAGGCTTTTCCCCATTTGACCTATTACAGTTTTCTCTGAAGTGGACTCAAAATTGTTTTAACCTCTCTGTTGTATGCTTTTTGCTAGGGAAGTAATCTCTGGTATTGAactgcaatttttttttcatgttcgAAGTATTGAATGGTTAAGCTTGACTACTTAAGTGCCTTTTGAGTAGAATCAAGTTTAAAGTGGTCCAAACTGGTGTCAATTTCAGGTCAGTCAAAGGATGAGtagaattaatattttttatatggaaCTGTACTGCTGTTAGCATTCTATGGTTACTCTAGCTCAATTGTACAAGAGCTGCAGCTTTTTGGGAAGCAAAAAGTCTGACTGACTGTAATAGTAAAACTAAATGTTGTGATATACTAATATATATGTTACGTAGATCCTTCTGCCGTTTTGATTTGCCTAAATGAAAAGCTCCATGTTCCCATACCAGATAGGTACACACACCTGTATTGAAATTTTCCTGCAAACAAGTCCTTGTGAGTTCTAACATAATATAAATGCTACATCTTCGGCCTCTAAAGGTGAAACAACTCTTTGTTTACTAAAAAATCCCAAATCACGAAAAAAAAAATGTGCACAAATGCATTCCTGATTGGTAGGTTGTGATTTCCATCTTTTTCAAGGAAATGCATACCGGAAAACCATGTAATTGACAAGAAATGTCTGGGAGTATATGTAGACATGAATAGTCACAACTAGGCTATATTTCATCTTTAGCATTTAGATTGTGATGCATGCTATGTTCCAACTAAAGATAAAATGTAGGGCCTTATGTGTTGATCTGATATGTTCTAAAGGTATCAATACTTTGACAATTTGGTGGAAGACAAAACCATGTTACTTCAGATGCTATTGTCTTCTGTGGGTGCCCATGAAATAACTCTTCACTATCAACTGGATTCTCTGAGTTTGCATTTGGCCTATATAATCACATCCAAAGAGGTGTCTACCACCACAGCTCTCAACAAAACTTGAACGTATTCAAAGCTTTTTCTGATTTTGAGGTCTTACTTGCTAATTgttttttcccttcttttgcTCATCTATACTAAAACCAAAAGATCATGTCTATTCACATGCCTCGTTTAATCAAGAAATCTGTTATATCTGGAGATGTTCCCAAAGGCCATTTTGTTGTATATGTAGGGGAGAATCATAAGAAGAGATATGTGATCCCGATGTCATTCTTGAGCCAACGTTTATTCCAAGAGTTGCTCAGTCA is part of the Solanum lycopersicum chromosome 1, SLM_r2.1 genome and harbors:
- the LOC101266273 gene encoding probable pre-mRNA-splicing factor ATP-dependent RNA helicase DEAH5 isoform X2, with protein sequence MDSGCFVQLNEFRGKEGLVHVSQLATRRVSNAKDLVKRDQDVFVKVISISGQKLSLSMRDVDQNTGKDLLPLKKSSDGGGLTTNPSGMNNEGSKTGIGLSGIRIAEQEDVVPSRRPVKRMSSPEKWEAKQLIAAGVLGVHEHPMFDEEGDGMLYQEEDGVDEELEVELNEDEPPFLQGQSRYSVDMSPVKIFKNPEGSLSRAAALQSALIKERREVREQQQRTMLDSIPKDLNRPWEDPMPETGERHLAQELRGVGLSAYDMPEWKKDAYGKAVTFGQRSKLSLQEQRQSLPIYKLKKELVQAVHDNQVLVVIGETGSGKTTQVTQYLAEAGYTTRGKIGCTQPRRVAATSVAKRVAEEFGCRLGEEVGYAIRFEDCTGPETVIKYMTDGMLWREILIDDNLSQYSVIMLDEAHERTINTDVLFGLLKQLMKRRPDLRLIVTSATLDAEKFSGYFFDCNIFTIPGRTFPVEILYTKQPESDYLDASLITVMQIHLTEPEGDILLFLTGQEEIDYACQCLYERMKGLGKNVPELIILPVYSALPSEMQSRIFDPAPPGKRKVVVATNIAEASLTIDGIFYVIDPGFAKQNVYNPKQGLDSLVITPISQASAKQRAGRAGRTGPGKCYRLYTESAFHSEMSPTAVPEIQRINLGNTVIMMKAMGINDLLSFDFMDPPTPQALISAMEQLYTLGALDEEGLLTKLGRKMAEFPLDPPLSKMLLASVDFGCSDEILTIIAMIQTGNVFYRPREKQAQADQKKAKFFQPEGDHLTLFAVYEAWKAKNFSGPWCFENFVQSRSLRRAQDVRKQLLSIMDKYKLDVVSAGRNFTKIQKAIGAGFFFHAARKDPQEGYRTLVENQPVYIHPSSALFQRQPDWVIYHELVMTTKEYMREVTVVDPKWLVELAPRFFKTADPTKLTKRKRQERIEPLYDRYNEPNSWRLSKRRA